From Streptomyces sp. NBC_00775, one genomic window encodes:
- a CDS encoding alkaline phosphatase family protein, with the protein MSGRNVYRRSRAVIASALAFTAAAVGVWTGFGGSSPAHAAAAVPTPDHVVVVVFENHAYSQVIGSSSAPYINSLKTGGANLSQSYAETHPSQPNYFALFSGATQGITDDSCYTPGFSSAPNLASELIAAGKTWASYNETLPSQGSTTCSSGNYARKHNPWFGFSNVPTSTAKTFTQFPTDYSTLPQVSFVVPNLCSDMHDCSVSTGDTWLNNNLSAYATWAKTHNSLLVVTFDEDNRLSGNRIPTVLYGQQVTAGSSSTTTYNHYDLLRTLEDMHGLTHAGNAASGKDITGIWTS; encoded by the coding sequence GTGTCCGGCAGAAACGTGTACCGCCGCAGTCGTGCCGTCATCGCGTCGGCCCTCGCCTTCACCGCAGCCGCGGTCGGGGTGTGGACCGGGTTCGGCGGCTCGTCCCCGGCACACGCCGCGGCCGCGGTCCCCACCCCGGACCACGTCGTCGTCGTGGTCTTCGAGAACCACGCGTACAGCCAGGTGATCGGCTCCTCCAGCGCCCCGTACATCAACTCGCTCAAGACCGGCGGGGCCAACCTCTCCCAGTCGTACGCCGAGACGCACCCGAGCCAGCCCAACTACTTCGCCCTGTTCTCCGGCGCCACGCAGGGGATCACGGACGACAGCTGCTACACGCCCGGCTTCTCCTCCGCCCCGAACCTCGCCTCCGAGCTGATAGCCGCGGGCAAGACCTGGGCGAGCTACAACGAGACGCTGCCCAGCCAGGGTTCGACGACGTGCAGCAGCGGCAACTACGCGCGTAAGCACAACCCGTGGTTCGGCTTCAGCAACGTACCGACGTCGACCGCGAAGACCTTCACCCAGTTCCCGACGGACTACTCGACGCTCCCGCAGGTCTCCTTCGTGGTCCCCAACCTGTGCAGCGACATGCACGACTGCTCGGTGTCGACGGGTGACACCTGGCTGAACAACAACCTCAGCGCCTACGCGACCTGGGCCAAGACCCACAACAGCCTGCTCGTCGTCACCTTCGACGAGGACAACCGGCTCAGCGGCAACCGCATCCCGACGGTGCTGTACGGCCAGCAGGTGACGGCCGGGTCCTCGTCCACCACCACCTACAACCACTACGACCTGCTGCGCACGCTGGAGGACATGCACGGCCTCACGCACGCGGGCAACGCCGCCTCCGGCAAGGACATCACCGGCATCTGGACGTCCTGA
- a CDS encoding TetR/AcrR family transcriptional regulator C-terminal domain-containing protein, whose protein sequence is MGRPRTPLLDRERIATTALELIDERGEFSVPQIAKRLGAQTGSVYHHVDGRDGIVELLRERVASAIDTGTLSLTPWDTALAAWARSYRAAFAAHPKVIPLLTTSPVRAPRVLEQYERAVTLLLDAGFALPDVMPVIIALENLVLGSALDLAAPETMWELPDDTTTPRLAAALDAVGAGRADRAFDLALEGFLAHARALQSA, encoded by the coding sequence ATGGGACGGCCGCGCACACCACTCCTCGACCGCGAGCGCATCGCCACGACGGCACTCGAACTGATCGATGAGCGGGGCGAGTTCAGCGTGCCGCAGATCGCCAAGCGGCTCGGCGCGCAGACCGGCTCGGTGTACCACCATGTGGACGGCAGGGACGGCATCGTGGAACTTCTCCGCGAACGGGTCGCCTCGGCGATCGACACGGGAACCCTCTCCCTGACCCCCTGGGACACGGCCCTGGCCGCCTGGGCGCGCTCCTACCGCGCGGCCTTCGCGGCGCACCCCAAGGTGATCCCGCTCCTCACCACATCACCCGTACGAGCGCCCCGCGTCCTGGAGCAGTACGAGCGCGCGGTCACCCTCCTCCTGGACGCCGGCTTCGCCCTGCCCGACGTGATGCCGGTGATCATCGCCCTGGAGAACCTGGTCCTCGGCTCGGCCCTGGATCTCGCGGCCCCCGAGACGATGTGGGAACTCCCCGACGACACGACGACCCCACGGCTGGCTGCCGCCCTGGACGCGGTGGGCGCGGGGCGTGCGGACCGGGCGTTCGATCTGGCCCTGGAGGGATTCCTGGCCCACGCGCGGGCCTTGCAGTCGGCGTAG
- a CDS encoding bifunctional [glutamine synthetase] adenylyltransferase/[glutamine synthetase]-adenylyl-L-tyrosine phosphorylase, whose product MTAPGRRSSTFTRLLRHGFTDPSAAERLLESDELEPIRSDPVLLDALGATADPDLALLGLVRLVEVQDGHTAQRELLDTLIAAKPLRDRLLGVLGASAALADHLVRHPRDWQALVTYEPQDLHPGVQEFERGLAEATDPVSLRVAYRRCLLSIAARDVCGTTDLAQTAAELADLATATLRAALAIARATAPDDAALCRLAVIAMGKCGGHELNYVSDVDVIFVGETADGADERKALQAATRLASHMMRICSETTVEGSIWPVDANLRPEGRNGPLVRTLSSHLAYYQRWAKTWEFQALLKARPVAGDLELGEEYVATLAPLVWHAAERENFVADVQKMRRRVVENIPAAQIERELKLGPGGLRDVEFAVQLLQLVHGRADTSLRSGTTLDALKALAAGGYVGRDDALQLDDAYRFLRSMEHRIQLYRLRRTHLVPEDEADQRRIGRSLGLRSDPVAELNREWKRHASVVRRLHEKLFYRPLLDAVAQLAPGESRLSPNAARERLVALGYADPAAALRHLEALASGVTRKAAIQRTLLPVLLGWFADSADPDAGLLNFRKVSDALGKTPWYLRLLRDEGAAAENLARVLSAGRLAPDLLMRAPEAVALLGDGDGGGLEPRSRAHLEQEILAAVGRATGGEQAVTAARGVRRRELFRTAATDIVASYGTEETPAVADQGALVDLVGGAVSDLTAATLAGTLRAVVRDGWGDTLPTRFAVIGMGRFGGHELGYGSDADVLFVHEPREGVAEQEASRAAHAVVAEMRRLLQIPSADPPLLIDADLRPEGKSGPLVRTLNSYEAYYRRWSLVWESQALLRAEVVAGDVDLGDRFIELVDPLRYPAEGLGEDAVREIRRLKARMESERMPRGADPTLHTKLGRGGLSDVEWTVQLLQLRHGWAEPGLRTTRTREGLAAACAAGLLSGEDAATLDEAWVLATRVRNAVMLVRGRAGDTFPSDGRELAAVGRYLGYGPGHVGDMLDDYRRVTRRARAVVEELFYGA is encoded by the coding sequence ATGACGGCGCCGGGGCGCAGAAGCAGTACCTTCACGCGGCTGCTGCGGCACGGCTTCACCGATCCCTCGGCAGCCGAGCGGCTCCTGGAGAGCGACGAGCTGGAGCCGATACGGTCCGATCCGGTGCTCCTGGACGCACTGGGCGCCACCGCCGACCCTGATCTGGCGCTGCTCGGACTCGTCCGGCTCGTCGAGGTGCAGGACGGTCACACGGCCCAGCGGGAGCTGCTCGACACGCTGATCGCCGCCAAGCCGCTGCGGGACCGGCTGCTCGGCGTCCTCGGCGCCTCCGCCGCGCTCGCGGACCATCTCGTCCGGCACCCGCGCGACTGGCAGGCGCTCGTCACCTACGAGCCGCAGGACCTGCACCCAGGGGTACAGGAGTTCGAGCGGGGGCTCGCCGAGGCGACCGACCCGGTCTCGCTGCGCGTCGCCTACCGGCGCTGCCTGCTGTCCATCGCCGCGCGCGACGTGTGCGGCACCACCGACCTCGCGCAGACCGCCGCCGAACTCGCCGACCTCGCCACCGCGACCCTGCGCGCCGCGCTCGCCATCGCCCGCGCCACCGCGCCCGACGACGCCGCGTTGTGCCGGCTGGCGGTCATCGCGATGGGCAAGTGCGGGGGGCACGAGCTCAATTACGTCTCCGATGTCGATGTCATCTTCGTGGGGGAGACCGCCGACGGGGCCGATGAGCGCAAGGCCCTGCAGGCCGCCACCCGGCTCGCCTCGCACATGATGCGGATCTGCTCCGAGACGACCGTCGAGGGCAGCATCTGGCCCGTTGACGCGAATCTGCGGCCCGAAGGGCGCAACGGGCCGCTGGTGCGCACGCTCAGCAGCCATCTCGCCTACTACCAGCGGTGGGCCAAGACCTGGGAGTTCCAGGCGCTGCTCAAGGCGCGGCCCGTGGCCGGGGACCTCGAACTGGGCGAGGAGTACGTGGCCACGCTGGCGCCCCTGGTGTGGCATGCCGCCGAGCGGGAGAACTTCGTCGCCGATGTGCAGAAGATGCGGCGCAGGGTCGTCGAGAACATTCCCGCCGCCCAGATCGAGCGTGAGCTGAAGCTCGGTCCCGGGGGACTGAGAGATGTCGAATTCGCCGTGCAGCTGCTGCAGTTGGTGCACGGGCGGGCCGACACCTCGCTGCGGAGCGGTACGACGCTGGACGCGCTCAAGGCGCTGGCCGCCGGCGGGTACGTGGGGCGTGACGATGCCCTGCAACTCGACGACGCGTACCGCTTTCTGCGGTCCATGGAGCACCGGATCCAGCTGTACCGGCTGCGGCGCACCCATCTCGTACCGGAGGACGAGGCCGATCAGCGGCGCATCGGGCGGTCGCTCGGGCTGCGGTCCGACCCGGTCGCCGAGCTGAACCGCGAATGGAAGCGGCACGCGTCCGTGGTGCGGCGTCTGCACGAAAAGCTCTTCTACCGTCCACTGCTCGACGCCGTCGCCCAACTCGCCCCGGGCGAGAGCCGGTTGAGCCCCAACGCGGCGCGGGAGCGGCTGGTCGCGCTCGGATACGCCGATCCGGCCGCCGCGCTGCGGCATCTGGAGGCGCTGGCGTCCGGGGTGACGCGCAAGGCGGCCATCCAGCGGACGCTGCTGCCCGTGCTGTTGGGGTGGTTCGCGGACTCCGCAGACCCCGACGCCGGGCTGCTGAACTTCCGCAAGGTCTCCGACGCGCTGGGCAAGACCCCTTGGTATCTGCGGCTGTTGAGGGACGAAGGTGCCGCGGCCGAGAATCTCGCGCGGGTACTGTCCGCCGGGCGGCTCGCCCCCGACCTGCTGATGCGCGCGCCGGAAGCGGTCGCGCTGCTCGGCGACGGAGACGGGGGCGGACTCGAACCGCGGTCCCGCGCCCACTTGGAGCAGGAGATCCTCGCGGCCGTGGGGCGCGCCACCGGGGGTGAGCAGGCCGTCACCGCCGCACGTGGGGTGCGGCGGCGTGAGCTGTTCCGTACGGCCGCGACGGACATCGTCGCCTCGTACGGCACCGAGGAGACACCGGCCGTCGCCGACCAGGGCGCGCTCGTCGATCTGGTCGGGGGAGCCGTCTCCGACCTCACGGCGGCGACGCTGGCGGGGACGCTGCGGGCCGTGGTGCGCGACGGGTGGGGGGACACGCTGCCCACGCGGTTCGCCGTCATCGGCATGGGGCGGTTCGGGGGGCACGAGCTCGGATACGGGTCCGACGCCGATGTGCTGTTCGTGCATGAGCCCCGGGAGGGCGTGGCGGAGCAGGAGGCGTCCCGGGCCGCGCATGCCGTTGTCGCCGAGATGCGGCGGCTGCTGCAGATTCCCAGCGCGGATCCGCCGCTGCTGATCGACGCGGATCTGCGGCCCGAGGGGAAGTCGGGGCCGCTCGTACGGACGTTGAACTCGTACGAGGCGTACTACCGGCGCTGGTCGTTGGTGTGGGAGTCGCAGGCGCTGTTGCGGGCCGAAGTCGTGGCGGGGGACGTGGACTTGGGGGACCGGTTCATCGAGCTGGTCGATCCGTTGCGGTATCCGGCGGAGGGGCTGGGCGAGGACGCGGTACGGGAGATTCGCCGGCTGAAGGCCCGCATGGAGTCGGAGCGGATGCCTCGCGGCGCGGATCCCACCCTGCACACCAAGCTGGGGCGGGGCGGGCTGTCCGACGTGGAGTGGACGGTGCAGCTGCTGCAACTGCGGCATGGTTGGGCGGAGCCGGGGTTGCGTACGACGCGTACGCGGGAGGGGTTGGCGGCCGCGTGTGCCGCGGGGCTGTTGTCCGGGGAGGACGCGGCGACGCTGGACGAGGCATGGGTGCTGGCTACGCGGGTGCGGAACGCGGTGATGCTGGTGCGGGGGCGGGCGGGGGATACGTTTCCGTCGGACGGGCGTGAACTTGCCGCGGTGGGGCGGTACTTGGGGTACGGGCCCGGGCATGTGGGGGACATGCTCGATGACTATCGGCGGGTTACTCGGCGGGCTCGGGCCGTGGTGGAGGAGCTGTTCTACGGAGCGTAG
- a CDS encoding phosphatase PAP2 family protein yields the protein MGETTVTTLEGREQAAPQPVAEENAGKIFLRRLRAPRRPRFWFEILLIAVSYWTYSLIRNAVPEQKHEALRNTDWIWQAEHHLGIAVEESVNHAVNSATWLIIGMNYYYATLHFVVTLGVLVWLYRSHPGRYAATRLTLFATTAVALVGYYFFPLAPPRLMRGGDFVDTVLVHHTWGSMASGDLKHMSNQYAAMPSMHIGWSLWCGLTIFALASAPWARILGLLYPTATLLVIVATANHFWLDAVGGMLCLAFGFSVARVWYGSLPYALPRRVPGTGGPALLPAKA from the coding sequence ATGGGTGAGACGACCGTGACGACACTGGAAGGCCGGGAGCAGGCCGCTCCACAGCCCGTCGCGGAGGAGAATGCGGGGAAGATCTTCCTGCGTCGTTTGCGGGCCCCGCGTCGCCCCCGCTTCTGGTTCGAGATCCTGCTCATCGCGGTGAGTTACTGGACGTACTCGCTGATCCGGAACGCCGTGCCGGAGCAGAAGCACGAGGCCCTGCGCAACACGGACTGGATCTGGCAGGCGGAACACCACCTCGGGATCGCCGTCGAGGAGTCGGTCAACCACGCCGTGAACTCGGCGACATGGCTGATCATCGGGATGAACTACTACTACGCGACGCTGCACTTCGTCGTGACGCTGGGTGTCCTGGTGTGGCTCTACCGCAGCCATCCCGGCCGTTACGCGGCCACCCGGCTCACCCTCTTCGCCACCACGGCGGTGGCCCTGGTCGGCTACTACTTCTTCCCGCTGGCGCCGCCCCGTCTGATGCGCGGCGGCGACTTCGTCGACACGGTCCTGGTCCACCACACCTGGGGCTCCATGGCCTCCGGCGACCTGAAGCACATGTCCAACCAGTACGCCGCGATGCCTTCCATGCACATCGGCTGGTCCCTGTGGTGCGGCCTGACGATCTTCGCCCTGGCGTCTGCGCCGTGGGCCAGGATCCTCGGCCTGCTCTACCCGACGGCCACCCTGCTCGTCATCGTCGCCACGGCCAACCACTTCTGGCTGGACGCGGTGGGCGGCATGCTGTGCCTGGCCTTCGGCTTCTCGGTGGCCCGCGTCTGGTACGGGTCCCTGCCGTACGCGCTGCCGCGCCGGGTACCGGGGACAGGCGGGCCGGCGCTGCTGCCGGCGAAGGCCTGA
- a CDS encoding APC family permease: MPVTTSEERTPTPAATLRSGSLGTADIAFFVVSAAAPLTVMAGVAPLAILLGGIGAPVGYLLAGITLAVFAVGFTTMSRHVRSGGAFYAYITRGLGRPVGIGAALLALIGYNGMEIGVYGLLGSASKDTVRALFGTDIPWLPVSLAGLIVIGYGGYRSIDFGAKLLGVLLVAETGILVLLAGGVLVKGGAHGLSGASFAPGNVFVPGTAVVLAFAFAAFTGFESTVIYRREARDPERTVPRATYLAVGFLGLFYAFVVWVVIQAFGDAEVVKAAATDPGGLFFSAITTYVGGWASDLMHVFIITSVLASLLAFHNAINRYGLALAEEGVLPRAWGRVHPRHRSPYVAGIAQTVLGAVVVLAFWAAGADPYGQLLLWVNTPGMIGLFVLQLLAAIAVPCYFRRIPHQEGALRTVVAPVVATVLLATAIALVLTHVDLFTGASPAVNTVLVVLSPAVFVIGLALAWWLRRERPQVYENFAAEPAEVTE, translated from the coding sequence ATGCCCGTCACCACCTCCGAGGAGAGAACGCCGACCCCCGCGGCAACCCTCCGCTCCGGTTCCCTCGGCACCGCCGACATCGCCTTCTTCGTCGTCTCGGCCGCCGCTCCGCTGACCGTCATGGCGGGTGTCGCCCCGCTCGCGATCCTGCTCGGCGGGATCGGCGCGCCGGTCGGCTATCTGCTGGCCGGGATCACGCTCGCCGTCTTCGCCGTCGGGTTCACGACCATGAGCCGGCATGTCCGCAGTGGGGGCGCCTTCTACGCGTACATCACCCGCGGCCTCGGGCGGCCCGTCGGTATCGGTGCCGCGCTGCTCGCCCTCATCGGCTACAACGGCATGGAGATCGGCGTCTACGGTCTGCTGGGCAGCGCCAGCAAGGACACCGTGCGGGCCCTCTTCGGGACCGACATTCCCTGGCTGCCGGTGTCCCTGGCCGGGCTGATCGTCATCGGTTACGGCGGCTACCGGTCGATCGACTTCGGTGCGAAGCTGCTGGGCGTCCTGCTCGTCGCCGAGACCGGGATACTCGTGCTGCTCGCGGGCGGAGTGCTGGTCAAGGGCGGTGCGCACGGGCTGTCGGGCGCGTCCTTCGCCCCCGGCAATGTGTTCGTCCCCGGGACGGCGGTCGTGCTCGCCTTCGCCTTCGCCGCGTTCACCGGGTTCGAGTCCACCGTCATCTACCGGCGGGAGGCGCGGGATCCCGAGCGGACGGTGCCGCGCGCGACGTACCTCGCCGTCGGATTCCTCGGGCTCTTCTACGCGTTCGTCGTCTGGGTGGTCATTCAGGCCTTCGGGGACGCGGAGGTCGTCAAGGCCGCGGCCACCGACCCCGGCGGGCTCTTCTTCTCCGCCATCACGACGTACGTCGGCGGCTGGGCCTCCGACCTGATGCACGTCTTCATCATCACCAGCGTCCTCGCCTCGCTGCTCGCCTTCCACAACGCCATCAACCGGTACGGGCTCGCGCTCGCCGAAGAGGGCGTTCTGCCGCGGGCATGGGGCCGTGTTCACCCGCGGCACCGCTCTCCGTACGTCGCCGGGATCGCCCAGACCGTCCTCGGTGCTGTCGTCGTCCTCGCCTTCTGGGCGGCCGGCGCCGACCCCTACGGGCAGCTGCTGCTGTGGGTCAACACCCCGGGAATGATCGGCCTGTTCGTGCTCCAGCTCCTCGCCGCGATCGCCGTGCCGTGCTACTTCCGGCGGATCCCTCACCAGGAGGGTGCGCTGCGGACGGTCGTCGCGCCCGTCGTCGCGACCGTGCTGCTCGCGACGGCCATAGCGCTGGTCCTGACCCACGTCGACCTGTTCACCGGCGCGTCCCCGGCGGTGAACACCGTCCTGGTCGTCCTGTCGCCCGCCGTCTTCGTCATCGGCCTCGCCCTCGCCTGGTGGCTGCGCCGCGAACGGCCGCAGGTGTACGAGAACTTCGCGGCCGAGCCCGCCGAAGTCACCGAGTAG
- a CDS encoding VOC family protein, with product MDMTLEVILLPVSDVDRAKEFYRDKVGFHVDLDGDVMEGVRIVQLTPPGSGCSIALVDGLQIPTGTPRPGTYHGMQLCVADAKAAYEELTARGLEVSEPQAFSPQDGATFMYFKDPDGNGWAIQEYRQRATKPLHRLLTELAAERQ from the coding sequence ATGGACATGACCCTCGAAGTGATTCTGCTGCCGGTCTCCGACGTGGACCGGGCGAAGGAGTTCTACCGGGACAAGGTCGGCTTTCACGTCGATCTGGACGGTGATGTGATGGAGGGGGTACGGATCGTGCAGCTGACGCCGCCCGGGTCCGGGTGTTCCATCGCGCTCGTCGACGGGCTCCAGATCCCGACGGGGACGCCGCGGCCCGGGACGTACCACGGGATGCAGCTGTGCGTCGCGGACGCCAAGGCGGCGTACGAGGAGCTCACGGCGCGCGGCCTGGAGGTCAGCGAGCCGCAGGCGTTCTCGCCGCAGGACGGGGCCACGTTCATGTACTTCAAGGACCCGGACGGGAACGGGTGGGCGATCCAGGAGTACCGACAGCGGGCGACGAAGCCGCTGCACCGGCTGCTGACCGAGCTGGCCGCCGAGCGGCAGTAG
- a CDS encoding MFS transporter has product MYVADSRASTPDSPASAASAEGAVRPRAGRRRAAVAPTVLALGTVSLITDVSSEMVTAVLPLYLVTGLGLSPLGFGLLDGIYNGFSALVRLVGGHLADRGGGRHKWVAGFGYGLSAVCKPLLLLAHSLTPIGLILAADRTGKGLRTAPRDALISLSSTPETRGRAFGVHRAMDTAGALFGPLVAFLILRATVDGYDAVFMVSFCVAVVGVLVLVLFVPGRTAGAPVTTNTTGTTGITDTTDTTDVPRPTLRAALALLRRPALRRLTVCALLLGLATVSDSFVYLLLQRRLGVPDRWFALLPLGTAAAFLLLAVPLGRLADRIGRWRVFLAGHGALLLAYVLLLTSWHGSALPYAVLVLHGGFYAATDGVLMAAASDSVPEELRSSGLALVQTGQALARFVCSLGFGAAWTAWGDRTALTASAVALAVCAVFSLFSFRLRPTPSEGLAA; this is encoded by the coding sequence ATGTACGTAGCGGACAGCCGCGCCAGTACTCCGGATTCTCCGGCGTCGGCGGCGTCCGCGGAAGGCGCCGTCCGGCCCCGTGCCGGGCGGCGCCGTGCCGCGGTCGCGCCCACGGTGCTGGCGCTCGGCACGGTCAGTCTGATCACCGACGTCTCCTCGGAGATGGTGACGGCGGTGCTGCCCCTGTACCTGGTGACCGGCCTCGGCCTGTCCCCGCTGGGCTTCGGGCTCCTCGACGGGATCTACAACGGCTTCTCGGCGCTGGTGCGGCTGGTCGGCGGGCATCTCGCGGACCGGGGCGGCGGCCGCCACAAGTGGGTCGCCGGCTTCGGCTACGGCCTGTCGGCGGTGTGCAAGCCGTTGCTGCTGCTGGCGCACTCCCTGACTCCCATCGGGCTGATCCTGGCGGCGGACCGCACGGGCAAGGGCCTGCGCACGGCCCCGCGCGACGCGCTGATCTCGCTGTCGAGCACGCCGGAGACCCGCGGCCGCGCCTTCGGCGTGCACCGGGCCATGGACACGGCGGGCGCGCTGTTCGGCCCCCTCGTGGCCTTCCTGATCCTCCGGGCCACGGTCGACGGCTACGACGCGGTGTTCATGGTGAGCTTCTGCGTGGCCGTGGTGGGTGTGCTGGTGCTGGTGCTGTTCGTGCCGGGCAGAACAGCGGGCGCACCCGTCACCACGAACACCACGGGCACGACGGGTATCACGGACACCACGGACACCACGGATGTTCCCCGCCCCACCCTCCGCGCCGCCCTCGCCCTCCTCCGTCGCCCCGCCCTGCGCCGGCTCACCGTCTGCGCCCTCCTCCTGGGCCTGGCCACGGTCAGCGACTCCTTCGTCTATCTCCTGCTCCAGCGGCGCCTGGGCGTACCCGACCGCTGGTTCGCGCTGCTGCCGCTCGGCACGGCGGCGGCGTTCCTCCTGCTGGCCGTTCCGCTGGGCCGGCTCGCGGACCGGATCGGGAGGTGGCGGGTGTTCCTGGCCGGCCACGGCGCCCTGCTCCTCGCGTACGTCCTCCTGCTCACGTCCTGGCACGGGAGCGCACTGCCGTACGCCGTCCTGGTCCTGCACGGCGGCTTCTACGCGGCGACGGACGGTGTGCTGATGGCCGCGGCCTCGGACAGCGTGCCCGAGGAGCTGCGCTCGTCCGGGCTCGCGCTGGTCCAGACGGGTCAGGCGCTGGCCCGTTTCGTGTGCTCGCTCGGTTTCGGCGCGGCCTGGACGGCGTGGGGCGACCGTACGGCGCTCA
- a CDS encoding amidohydrolase codes for MPTAELILTGAKVRTLDPDRPHATAVAVRDGAIAAVGDETDVRDWRGPGTEVLSLAGAHLVPGLVDAHSHPVWGLDMATGADLSGVRDLDGLRGALRDASRIDGWVIGFGLDHNVFGGRPVHRALVEDVLGGAPAFLRLYDGHSALVSEAALALAGVTGPRSFVQRSEVACDGDGRPTGHLIEHAAMELVAEVMPRPSYEERRTRLVELLSAMAATGLTGAHVMDLGDPELVGAVAEETVLPLRLRFAPWCMPGADREALDELVALQGRRGRHWKVGGVKFFMDGTVEGGTAWLEHADCHGQGTEAFWPDPAAYTAAVRQLHAAGVRTATHAIGDAAVRHVLDTVEGLGAGGRFAHRIEHVETAPDGTLSRFAELGVIASMQPPHTAYTRGDHGDEWSRRLGPERAARAWRTRDLRDAGAVVALGSDWPIAHYDVRGVLATARAPLGAASARDGLTGLQALEGCTTHAALAAGESGVAGRIAPGFRADLTAFGLDPVAAPADEVAEAPVRLTVTGGYVAYRGTVDR; via the coding sequence ATGCCCACCGCCGAGCTGATCCTCACCGGCGCCAAGGTCCGCACCCTCGACCCCGACCGGCCGCACGCCACCGCGGTCGCCGTACGCGACGGGGCGATCGCCGCGGTCGGTGACGAGACCGACGTACGGGACTGGCGCGGGCCGGGGACCGAGGTCCTGTCCCTGGCGGGCGCGCACCTCGTCCCGGGGCTCGTGGACGCGCACAGTCACCCCGTGTGGGGGCTGGACATGGCCACCGGGGCCGATCTGTCCGGGGTGCGGGATCTGGACGGGTTGCGCGGTGCGCTCCGGGACGCCTCCCGTATCGACGGGTGGGTCATCGGGTTCGGGCTCGACCACAACGTCTTCGGCGGGCGGCCCGTGCACCGGGCCCTCGTCGAGGACGTACTCGGGGGCGCGCCCGCCTTTCTGCGGCTGTACGACGGTCACTCCGCCCTGGTGAGTGAGGCCGCGCTCGCTCTCGCGGGGGTGACCGGGCCGCGGTCCTTCGTCCAGCGGTCCGAAGTCGCCTGCGACGGTGACGGGCGGCCCACCGGGCATCTCATCGAGCATGCCGCGATGGAGCTGGTCGCCGAGGTCATGCCCCGGCCCTCGTACGAGGAGCGGCGGACCCGCCTCGTCGAGCTGCTCTCCGCGATGGCCGCGACCGGGCTGACCGGTGCGCATGTGATGGACCTGGGGGATCCGGAGCTGGTCGGTGCCGTCGCCGAGGAGACCGTGCTGCCGCTGCGGCTGCGGTTCGCGCCCTGGTGCATGCCGGGCGCGGACCGGGAGGCCCTGGACGAGCTCGTGGCGCTCCAGGGGCGCCGCGGGCGGCACTGGAAGGTCGGCGGGGTCAAGTTCTTCATGGACGGGACCGTGGAGGGCGGCACGGCCTGGCTGGAGCACGCCGACTGCCACGGCCAGGGCACGGAGGCGTTCTGGCCCGACCCCGCCGCGTACACCGCCGCCGTACGGCAGCTGCACGCGGCCGGGGTCCGTACGGCCACGCACGCGATCGGCGACGCGGCCGTGCGGCACGTTCTCGACACGGTGGAGGGGCTGGGGGCGGGGGGTCGGTTCGCTCACCGGATCGAGCACGTGGAGACCGCCCCGGACGGCACACTGTCGCGTTTCGCCGAGCTCGGGGTCATCGCGTCCATGCAGCCGCCGCACACCGCGTACACGCGGGGCGACCACGGCGACGAGTGGTCGCGGCGGCTGGGGCCCGAGCGGGCGGCTCGCGCCTGGCGTACGCGGGATCTGCGGGACGCCGGGGCGGTGGTCGCGCTCGGCTCGGACTGGCCGATCGCCCACTACGACGTGCGCGGCGTGCTGGCGACGGCGCGGGCACCGCTGGGAGCCGCCTCCGCGAGGGACGGTCTTACGGGGCTTCAGGCACTGGAGGGCTGCACCACGCACGCGGCGCTGGCCGCGGGGGAGTCCGGGGTGGCCGGGCGTATCGCTCCCGGGTTCCGGGCCGACCTCACGGCCTTCGGCCTGGACCCGGTGGCTGCCCCCGCCGACGAGGTCGCGGAGGCTCCCGTACGCCTCACCGTGACCGGCGGGTACGTCGCGTATCGCGGAACGGTTGATCGCTGA